The Pseudomonas fluorescens genome includes a window with the following:
- the fadB gene encoding fatty acid oxidation complex subunit alpha FadB, translating into MIYEGKAITVKALESGIVELKFDLKGESVNKFNRLTLNELRQAVDTIKADASIKGVIVSSGKDVFIVGADITEFVDNFKLPDAELIAGNLEANRIFSDFEDLNVPTVVAINGIALGGGLEMCLAADYRVMSTTAKIGLPEVKLGIYPGFGGTVRLPRLIGADNAIEWIAAGKENRAEDALKVGAVDAVVEPGKLQEAALETIKRAISGEFDYKAKRQPKLEKLKLNAIEQMMAFETAKGFVAGQAGPNYPAPVEAIKTIQKAASFGRDKALEVEAAGFVKLAKTSAAQSLIGLFLNDQELKKKAKAYDEIARDVKQAAVLGAGIMGGGIAYQSASKGTPILMKDINEHGIEQGLAEAAKLLVGRVDKGRMTAAKMAEVLNGIRPTLSYGDFGHVDLVVEAVVESPKVKQAVLAEVEDKVKEDTILASNTSTISISLLAKALKRPENFVGMHFFNPVHMMPLVEVIRGEKSSEHAVATTVAYAKKMGKNPIVVNDCPGFLVNRVLFPYFGGFAKLVSAGVDFVRIDKIMEKFGWPMGPAYLMDVVGIDTGHHGRDVMAEGFPDRMKDDRRSAVDVLYEAKRLGQKNGKGFYAYETDKRGKQKKVADSSVLEVLKPIVYEQREVTDEDIINWMMIPLCLETVRCLEDGIVETAAEADMGLVYGIGFPPFRGGALRYIDSIGVAEFVALADQYADLGALYHPTAKLREMAKNGQSFFG; encoded by the coding sequence ATGATTTACGAAGGTAAAGCCATCACGGTTAAGGCTCTTGAAAGTGGCATCGTCGAATTGAAATTCGACCTCAAGGGTGAGTCCGTCAACAAGTTCAACCGTCTAACCCTGAATGAATTGCGTCAGGCCGTGGACACTATCAAGGCAGATGCTTCGATCAAGGGTGTGATCGTCAGCAGCGGCAAGGACGTGTTCATCGTCGGCGCCGACATCACCGAATTCGTCGACAACTTCAAGCTGCCCGATGCCGAACTGATCGCTGGCAACCTCGAAGCCAACCGTATTTTCAGCGATTTCGAAGACCTCAACGTACCGACCGTCGTGGCCATCAACGGCATCGCCCTGGGTGGCGGCCTGGAGATGTGCCTGGCAGCGGATTACCGCGTCATGTCCACCACGGCCAAGATCGGCCTGCCGGAAGTCAAGCTGGGTATATACCCAGGCTTCGGCGGCACCGTGCGCCTGCCGCGCCTGATCGGTGCCGACAACGCCATCGAGTGGATTGCCGCCGGCAAGGAAAACCGTGCTGAAGACGCGCTGAAGGTCGGTGCCGTGGATGCCGTGGTCGAACCTGGCAAACTCCAGGAAGCGGCCCTTGAAACCATCAAGCGCGCCATCAGCGGCGAGTTCGACTACAAGGCCAAGCGTCAGCCGAAGCTCGAAAAGCTCAAGCTCAACGCCATCGAACAAATGATGGCCTTCGAAACCGCCAAGGGTTTCGTGGCCGGTCAGGCAGGCCCGAACTACCCGGCGCCGGTCGAAGCGATCAAGACCATCCAGAAAGCCGCGAGCTTCGGTCGCGACAAGGCTCTGGAAGTCGAAGCCGCCGGCTTCGTCAAGCTGGCCAAGACCTCGGCTGCGCAAAGCCTGATCGGTCTGTTCCTCAATGACCAGGAACTGAAGAAAAAGGCCAAGGCCTACGACGAAATTGCCCGTGACGTGAAGCAGGCCGCCGTGCTCGGCGCCGGCATCATGGGTGGCGGTATCGCCTACCAGTCGGCGTCCAAAGGCACGCCGATCCTGATGAAGGACATCAACGAACACGGGATCGAGCAAGGTCTGGCCGAAGCCGCCAAGCTGTTGGTCGGTCGTGTCGACAAAGGTCGCATGACCGCTGCGAAGATGGCCGAAGTGCTCAACGGCATTCGTCCGACCCTGTCCTACGGCGATTTCGGCCATGTCGACCTGGTGGTCGAAGCCGTTGTCGAGAGCCCGAAGGTCAAGCAGGCGGTATTGGCTGAAGTCGAAGACAAGGTCAAAGAGGACACCATCCTGGCCTCGAACACCTCGACCATCTCCATTTCGCTGCTGGCCAAGGCCCTCAAGCGTCCGGAAAACTTCGTCGGCATGCATTTCTTCAACCCGGTGCACATGATGCCGCTGGTGGAAGTGATCCGTGGCGAGAAGTCCAGCGAACATGCCGTTGCCACCACCGTGGCCTACGCCAAGAAAATGGGCAAGAACCCGATCGTCGTCAACGATTGCCCGGGCTTTTTGGTTAACCGTGTGCTGTTTCCGTACTTCGGCGGTTTCGCCAAGCTGGTCAGCGCTGGCGTGGATTTCGTGCGCATCGACAAGATCATGGAAAAATTCGGTTGGCCGATGGGCCCGGCGTACCTGATGGACGTGGTCGGCATCGACACCGGCCACCACGGTCGCGACGTCATGGCTGAAGGTTTCCCGGACCGCATGAAGGACGATCGCCGTTCGGCTGTCGACGTGCTCTACGAAGCCAAGCGCCTGGGCCAGAAGAACGGCAAGGGCTTCTACGCCTATGAGACCGACAAGCGCGGCAAGCAGAAGAAAGTCGCCGACTCGTCGGTGCTGGAAGTGCTCAAGCCGATCGTCTACGAGCAGCGCGAAGTCACCGACGAGGACATCATCAACTGGATGATGATCCCGCTGTGCCTCGAAACCGTGCGTTGCCTGGAAGACGGCATTGTCGAGACCGCCGCCGAAGCCGACATGGGTCTGGTCTACGGTATCGGTTTCCCTCCATTCCGTGGCGGTGCGCTGCGCTACATCGATTCGATCGGTGTCGCCGAGTTCGTTGCCCTGGCTGACCAGTACGCTGATTTGGGCGCGCTGTACCACCCGACCGCGAAGCTGCGTGAAATGGCCAAGAACGGCCAGAGCTTCTTCGGTTAA
- a CDS encoding universal stress protein, whose translation MYYNHVLVAVDLTEECDPVVKRARALCDGRDTKLSLVHIVEPMAMAFGGDVPMDLSQLQQQQFDQAKERLERLIVKYPDLKKENCHLTYGQPRQEIHHLAKEQGCDLIVVGSHGRHGLALLLGSTANDVLHGAPCDVLAVHLVKRS comes from the coding sequence ATGTACTACAACCACGTCCTGGTCGCCGTTGACCTCACTGAAGAATGCGATCCCGTCGTCAAACGCGCTCGCGCCCTGTGCGACGGCAGAGACACCAAGCTGTCGCTGGTGCATATCGTCGAGCCGATGGCCATGGCCTTTGGTGGTGATGTGCCAATGGACCTTTCCCAGTTGCAGCAACAGCAATTCGATCAAGCCAAGGAACGCCTTGAGCGACTGATCGTGAAGTACCCTGACCTGAAAAAGGAAAACTGCCACCTGACCTACGGCCAGCCGCGCCAGGAGATCCATCACCTGGCCAAAGAGCAGGGTTGCGACCTGATCGTCGTCGGCAGCCATGGCCGCCATGGCCTGGCATTGCTGCTGGGCTCGACCGCCAACGACGTGCTGCATGGCGCGCCTTGCGACGTGCTGGCGGTGCACCTGGTCAAGCGCAGCTGA
- a CDS encoding ATP-binding cassette domain-containing protein, which produces MTLLKFSDVSLAFGAMPLLDKVSWQIARGERVCIIGRNGTGKSSMMKLVKGDQKPDDGSVWRAPGLKIGELPQELPVADERTVFDVVAEGLDGVGALLAEYHHLSQNIVTDADLDKLMHVQHDLEARDGWRLQQLVDSTLSRLQLPADKTLAELSGGWRRRVLLAQALVSEPDLLLLDEPTNHLDIGAIAWLEEALKDFQGAVLFITHDRSFLQNLATRILELDRGGLIDWNGDYASFLVHKEAALAAEETANALFDKKLAQEEVWIRQGIKARRTRNEGRVRALKALRVERSERRERTGKANIQLDTADKSGKQVMVLENVSFAHPGGPFLIKDFSMVLQRGDRIGLLGANGTGKTTLLKLMLGGLVPTNGKVEEGTKIDVAYFDQLRHQLDLEKTVIDNVAEGRDFIDIDGQSRHVLSYLGDFLFSPQRARTPVKALSGGERARLLLAKLFSKPANLLVLDEPTNDLDVETLELLEEVLLTFNGTVLMVSHDRAFLDNVVTSTLVFEGEGLVREYVGGYQDWLRQGGSPRLLGVTESKSGKADLNSAVVKAEPAPVAAAAPAKKKLSYKLQRELEALPGDIDAKEQQIAAVEAEMADAGFYQRPAAETAKVIAHLEQLQAELDALVERWAELDA; this is translated from the coding sequence ATGACCCTGCTCAAATTCAGCGATGTGTCCCTTGCTTTCGGCGCTATGCCGTTGTTGGACAAGGTGTCCTGGCAGATCGCCCGTGGTGAGCGGGTGTGCATCATCGGCCGCAACGGCACTGGCAAGTCCAGCATGATGAAGCTGGTCAAGGGCGATCAGAAGCCCGATGACGGCTCGGTCTGGCGCGCGCCAGGCCTGAAAATCGGCGAATTGCCCCAGGAACTGCCGGTGGCCGACGAGCGGACCGTATTCGACGTGGTCGCCGAAGGCCTGGACGGTGTCGGCGCGCTACTGGCCGAGTATCACCACCTGAGCCAGAACATCGTCACCGACGCTGACCTGGACAAGTTGATGCATGTGCAGCACGACCTCGAAGCCCGTGATGGCTGGCGGTTGCAGCAATTGGTCGACAGCACCCTGAGTCGCTTGCAACTGCCTGCCGACAAAACCCTCGCCGAGCTGTCCGGCGGCTGGCGTCGTCGCGTCCTGCTGGCCCAGGCCCTGGTGTCCGAGCCGGACCTGCTGCTGCTCGACGAACCGACCAACCACCTGGACATCGGCGCCATCGCCTGGCTTGAAGAAGCCTTGAAGGACTTCCAGGGGGCGGTGCTGTTCATCACCCACGACCGTTCCTTCCTGCAAAACCTGGCGACCCGCATCCTTGAATTGGACCGCGGCGGCTTGATCGACTGGAACGGCGACTACGCCAGCTTCCTGGTACACAAGGAAGCGGCGTTGGCAGCGGAAGAAACCGCTAACGCGCTGTTCGACAAGAAGCTGGCCCAGGAAGAAGTCTGGATTCGCCAGGGCATCAAGGCGCGTCGCACCCGCAACGAAGGCCGTGTGCGGGCGCTCAAGGCGTTGCGCGTGGAGCGCAGCGAGCGTCGCGAGCGCACCGGCAAGGCCAACATTCAGTTGGACACCGCTGACAAGTCCGGCAAGCAGGTGATGGTCCTGGAGAACGTGAGTTTCGCCCACCCTGGCGGTCCGTTCCTGATCAAGGACTTCTCCATGGTACTGCAGCGGGGTGATCGCATTGGCCTGCTGGGTGCCAACGGTACCGGCAAGACCACTTTGCTCAAGCTGATGCTCGGCGGCCTGGTGCCGACCAACGGCAAGGTGGAAGAGGGCACGAAGATCGACGTCGCCTACTTCGACCAGTTGCGCCATCAGCTGGACCTGGAAAAGACCGTGATCGACAACGTGGCCGAGGGCCGCGACTTCATCGATATCGATGGCCAGAGCCGTCACGTGTTGAGCTACCTCGGCGATTTCCTGTTCAGCCCCCAGCGTGCCCGCACGCCGGTCAAGGCGCTGTCGGGCGGTGAACGCGCCCGTTTGTTGCTGGCCAAGTTGTTCAGCAAGCCGGCGAACCTGCTGGTGCTCGACGAGCCGACCAACGACCTGGACGTGGAAACCCTGGAATTGCTGGAGGAGGTGTTGTTGACCTTCAATGGCACCGTCCTGATGGTCAGTCACGACCGGGCATTCCTCGACAACGTGGTCACCAGCACGCTGGTGTTCGAAGGCGAAGGCCTGGTGCGCGAATACGTCGGTGGTTATCAGGACTGGCTGCGCCAGGGCGGCTCGCCGCGTCTGCTGGGGGTCACCGAGAGCAAGTCCGGCAAGGCCGACCTGAATTCAGCGGTGGTCAAGGCCGAACCGGCTCCGGTCGCCGCCGCAGCCCCAGCGAAGAAAAAGCTCAGCTACAAGTTGCAGCGCGAGCTGGAAGCGCTGCCGGGTGATATCGACGCGAAGGAGCAGCAGATCGCAGCGGTAGAAGCCGAAATGGCTGACGCCGGGTTCTACCAGCGACCTGCTGCCGAAACCGCCAAGGTGATTGCGCACCTGGAGCAACTGCAGGCTGAGCTGGATGCATTGGTCGAGCGCTGGGCCGAGTTGGACGCTTGA
- a CDS encoding transglycosylase SLT domain-containing protein, with the protein MRSRLFSVLSCLFVCATAVQSAQAVDISTQRQYYDEAKRALAKGDSGPYFRYSQALRDYPLEPYLAYDELTARLKSASNAEIEKFLAEHGDLPQANWMKLRWLRWLTERGDWETFVKYYDPKLNFTELDCLNAQYQLSHGLKAEGYANTEKLWLSGKSQPQACDALFGLWASQGQLTEQKRWERTKLAAQARNYPLANSLVSGLTTLAPRGKLLVDVAQKPELLNQPSRFTPADEPMSDIVSLGLRRLARQDPEKAMALLDGYASTMHFSRDEKVAIAREIGLTLAKRFDSRALDVMTKYDPELRDDTVSEWRLRLLLRLARWDDAYQLTRRLPETLASTNRWRYWQARTLELAQPQNPEALALYKHLARERDFYGFLAADRSQSPYSLVNKPLVMSQALINKVRNTPGVRRALEFHARGDIVDGRREWYHVSRHFNRDEMVAQAKLAYDLKWYFPAIRTISQAKYWDDLDIRFPMAHRDTLVREAKIRGLHPSWAFAITRQESAFMDDARSGVGAAGLMQLMPGTAKETARKFSIPLASPQQVLNPDKNIQLGAAYLSQVHSQFNGNRVLASAAYNAGPGRVRQWLRGADHLSFDVWVESIPFDETRQYVQNVLSYSVIYGQKLNSPQPLVDWHERYFDDQ; encoded by the coding sequence ATGCGCAGTCGCCTTTTCAGTGTTTTATCGTGTCTTTTTGTATGTGCCACTGCCGTTCAATCCGCGCAGGCGGTGGATATCTCCACTCAACGCCAATATTACGACGAGGCCAAGCGCGCCTTGGCCAAGGGTGATTCCGGCCCTTACTTTCGCTACAGCCAGGCCCTGCGCGATTATCCGCTGGAACCCTACCTGGCCTACGACGAATTGACCGCTCGCCTCAAGAGCGCCAGCAACGCCGAAATCGAGAAGTTCCTCGCCGAACACGGTGATCTGCCCCAGGCCAACTGGATGAAGTTGCGCTGGCTGCGTTGGCTGACCGAGCGCGGTGACTGGGAGACCTTCGTCAAGTATTACGACCCCAAGCTCAATTTCACCGAACTGGATTGCCTCAACGCCCAGTACCAGCTCAGCCATGGCTTGAAGGCCGAAGGCTATGCCAATACCGAAAAGCTGTGGCTCTCCGGCAAATCCCAACCCCAGGCGTGCGATGCCTTGTTCGGCCTATGGGCCTCCCAGGGCCAGTTGACCGAACAGAAACGCTGGGAACGCACAAAACTGGCGGCCCAGGCCCGCAACTATCCGCTGGCCAACAGCCTGGTCAGCGGTCTGACCACCCTCGCCCCCCGCGGCAAGCTGCTGGTGGACGTGGCGCAAAAACCCGAGTTGCTCAACCAGCCCTCGCGCTTCACCCCGGCCGATGAACCCATGTCCGACATCGTCAGCCTCGGCCTGCGTCGCCTGGCTCGCCAGGATCCGGAAAAGGCCATGGCGCTGCTGGACGGCTACGCCAGCACCATGCATTTTTCCCGTGATGAAAAAGTTGCGATTGCCCGGGAAATCGGCCTGACCCTGGCCAAGCGCTTCGACAGCCGGGCCTTGGACGTGATGACGAAATACGACCCGGAACTGCGCGATGACACCGTTTCGGAATGGCGCTTGCGCCTGCTGCTGCGCCTGGCCCGCTGGGACGATGCCTACCAACTGACCCGTCGCCTGCCCGAGACACTGGCCAGCACCAATCGCTGGCGGTATTGGCAAGCCCGTACGCTGGAACTGGCGCAGCCGCAGAACCCCGAGGCGCTGGCGCTCTACAAGCACCTGGCCCGTGAACGAGATTTCTATGGCTTCCTGGCCGCCGACCGCTCCCAGTCACCGTACTCGCTCGTCAACAAGCCGCTGGTGATGAGCCAGGCGCTGATCAACAAAGTGCGCAACACCCCTGGCGTGCGTCGGGCGCTGGAATTTCATGCCCGTGGGGACATCGTCGACGGGCGCCGCGAGTGGTATCACGTCAGCCGGCATTTCAACCGGGACGAAATGGTTGCCCAGGCGAAACTGGCCTATGACCTGAAGTGGTATTTCCCGGCCATTCGCACCATCAGCCAGGCCAAGTACTGGGACGACCTGGACATCCGCTTCCCGATGGCCCACCGCGACACCCTGGTACGCGAAGCCAAGATCCGCGGCTTGCATCCAAGCTGGGCGTTCGCCATTACCCGCCAGGAAAGCGCCTTCATGGACGACGCCCGCTCCGGCGTCGGCGCCGCCGGCCTGATGCAATTGATGCCTGGCACCGCCAAGGAAACCGCACGCAAGTTCAGCATTCCCCTGGCCTCACCACAGCAAGTGCTGAACCCGGACAAGAACATCCAGTTGGGCGCGGCCTACCTGAGCCAGGTTCACAGCCAGTTCAACGGCAACCGCGTCCTCGCCTCGGCGGCCTACAACGCCGGCCCCGGTCGCGTACGCCAGTGGCTGCGCGGCGCCGACCACTTGAGCTTCGACGTCTGGGTCGAAAGCATTCCTTTCGACGAAACCCGCCAATACGTGCAGAACGTGTTGTCGTACTCGGTGATCTACGGCCAGAAACTCAACTCGCCGCAACCGCTGGTGGACTGGCATGAGCGGTATTTCGATGATCAGTGA
- a CDS encoding ABC transporter transmembrane domain-containing protein: protein MPLMLSSRHRRAIRLASGFIAPYRKQVAGALLALIVTAGITLSMGQGIRLLVDQGFMTRSPHLLNQSIGLFMVLVVGLAIGTFARFYLVSWIGERVVADIRRQVFNHLVYLHPGFYENNRSSEIQSRLTADTTLLQSVIGSSLSLFLRNALMVVGGIVLLFITNPKLTSIVVIALPLVLAPILVFGRRVRSLSRQSQDRIADVGSYVSETLGQIKTVQAYNHQVQDEQRFSVTVEQAFDTARKRIAQRAWLITLVIVLVLGAVGVMLWVGGMDVIAGRISGGELAAFVFYSLIVGSAFGTLSEVIGELQRAAGAAERIAELLRSQNIIQPPASGLVTLPERVRGDLRLEGVRFSYPSRPDSYAVDGLDLTIKAGETLALVGPSGAGKSTVYDLLLRFYDPVQGQILIDDVPLTRLDPLDLRRHFALVSQNPALFFGTVEENIRYGNPGATSEQVREAAQIAHAHDFIEKMPGGYQTHLGDGGQGLSGGQRQRLAIARALLVDAPILLLDEATSALDAQSEHLIQQALPNLMKNRTTLVIAHRLATVKNADRIAVMDQGKVVAVGTHQELVASNALYARLAALQFNVGLESTAD from the coding sequence ATGCCCTTGATGCTTTCTTCCCGACATCGCCGTGCCATACGCCTGGCCAGCGGCTTCATCGCCCCTTACCGCAAACAGGTCGCCGGCGCTTTGCTGGCCTTGATTGTCACTGCCGGTATTACCTTGTCCATGGGCCAAGGCATCCGCTTGCTGGTGGACCAGGGCTTCATGACCCGCTCACCGCACCTGCTCAATCAATCCATCGGCCTGTTCATGGTGCTGGTGGTGGGGCTGGCGATCGGTACGTTTGCACGTTTTTACCTGGTTTCCTGGATCGGCGAGCGGGTGGTGGCCGATATCCGGCGGCAGGTCTTCAACCATCTGGTGTACTTGCACCCCGGTTTCTATGAAAACAACCGTAGTTCGGAAATCCAGTCGCGGCTGACCGCCGATACGACCTTGCTGCAATCGGTGATCGGTTCGTCGCTGTCGTTGTTTTTGCGCAACGCCTTGATGGTGGTGGGCGGCATCGTGCTGCTGTTCATCACCAATCCCAAGTTGACCAGTATCGTGGTGATTGCCCTGCCGCTGGTATTGGCGCCGATCCTGGTCTTTGGTCGTCGGGTGCGCAGTTTGTCGCGCCAGAGCCAGGACCGCATTGCCGACGTCGGCAGCTACGTCTCCGAAACCCTTGGCCAGATCAAGACCGTGCAGGCTTACAACCACCAGGTCCAGGACGAACAACGATTCTCCGTGACGGTGGAGCAGGCTTTCGACACTGCCCGCAAGCGCATCGCCCAGCGGGCCTGGCTGATCACCCTGGTGATCGTGCTGGTGCTGGGTGCGGTGGGGGTGATGCTCTGGGTCGGCGGCATGGATGTGATCGCCGGGCGGATTTCCGGCGGTGAGCTGGCGGCATTTGTGTTCTATAGCCTGATTGTCGGCAGTGCCTTCGGCACGCTGAGCGAGGTGATCGGCGAGTTGCAACGGGCGGCGGGTGCTGCCGAGCGCATTGCCGAGTTACTGCGTTCGCAGAACATCATCCAGCCGCCGGCCTCAGGCCTTGTCACGTTGCCGGAGCGGGTTCGGGGCGATCTGCGCCTCGAGGGCGTGCGTTTTTCCTACCCCTCCCGACCGGACAGTTATGCGGTCGACGGTCTCGACCTGACCATCAAGGCCGGCGAGACCCTGGCCCTGGTCGGGCCTTCCGGTGCGGGCAAGTCAACGGTGTATGACCTGCTGCTGCGCTTCTACGATCCGGTGCAAGGGCAGATCCTGATCGACGACGTGCCGTTGACTCGACTCGATCCGCTGGACCTGCGCCGCCACTTCGCCCTGGTCTCACAGAACCCGGCGCTGTTTTTCGGCACGGTCGAAGAGAATATTCGCTACGGCAACCCTGGGGCAACGTCCGAGCAGGTGCGTGAGGCTGCGCAGATTGCCCACGCCCACGACTTCATCGAAAAAATGCCCGGCGGCTACCAGACCCACCTGGGCGACGGTGGCCAGGGTCTGTCCGGCGGCCAGCGCCAACGCCTGGCCATCGCCCGGGCATTGCTGGTGGACGCGCCGATCCTGCTGCTGGACGAAGCCACCAGTGCCCTCGATGCGCAAAGCGAACACCTGATCCAGCAAGCCCTGCCCAACCTGATGAAAAACCGTACGACCCTGGTCATCGCCCACCGCCTGGCCACGGTGAAAAACGCTGACCGGATCGCGGTGATGGATCAGGGCAAGGTGGTTGCCGTGGGCACTCACCAGGAGCTGGTCGCCAGCAATGCGCTGTATGCGCGGTTGGCGGCGTTGCAGTTCAATGTGGGGCTGGAGTCGACAGCTGACTGA
- a CDS encoding PA1571 family protein, with protein sequence MSLQHSSDDKIQVIRTQPDQSLGCSFIDAQGREVPITEDMIQKACSELEKRLVKPAEQK encoded by the coding sequence ATGTCCTTGCAACACAGCAGCGACGACAAGATTCAAGTAATCCGCACGCAACCGGACCAGTCTCTGGGCTGCTCGTTCATCGATGCCCAAGGGCGCGAAGTACCGATCACCGAAGACATGATCCAAAAAGCCTGCAGCGAGCTGGAAAAACGACTGGTCAAGCCTGCCGAACAAAAGTGA
- the pdxB gene encoding 4-phosphoerythronate dehydrogenase PdxB: MLIVADENIPLLDAFFQGFGEIRRVPGRGIDRTMVEQADVLLVRSVSQINRALLEGSKVRFVGTCTIGTDHLDLDYFAEAGIRWASAPGCNARGVVDYVLGSLMTLAEIEGAQLEQRTFGVVGAGQVGGRLIEVLKGLGWTVKVCDPPRQAAEGGDYMSLEQIIEQCDVISLHTPLTRDGEQPTWHLFDEARLNQLKPGTWLINAARGPVIDNAALREVLLEREDLQAVLDVWEQEPTVDVDLADLCVIATPHIAGYSLDGRQRGTAQIYQALCAFLERPVEVSLSDLLPRPWLGGITLDAATDPAWALAVLCRSVYDPRGDDANFRRSLVGTVSEQRSAFDALRKHYPPRREIDSLKVRIDGQSAALQQIVTALGATAL; this comes from the coding sequence ATGCTGATCGTCGCCGACGAAAACATCCCCCTGCTTGATGCATTTTTCCAAGGATTCGGCGAAATCCGCCGGGTACCGGGCCGGGGGATCGACCGGACGATGGTCGAGCAAGCCGACGTGCTGCTGGTACGTTCGGTCAGCCAGATCAATCGGGCTCTGCTGGAGGGCAGCAAGGTGCGCTTCGTCGGCACCTGCACCATCGGCACCGATCACTTGGACCTGGATTATTTCGCCGAGGCCGGTATTCGCTGGGCCAGCGCGCCGGGCTGCAATGCCCGTGGCGTGGTGGACTATGTGCTGGGCAGCCTGATGACCCTGGCAGAAATCGAAGGTGCGCAACTTGAGCAACGAACCTTCGGTGTGGTCGGCGCAGGCCAAGTGGGCGGGCGGTTGATCGAGGTGCTCAAGGGGTTGGGTTGGACCGTGAAGGTCTGCGATCCGCCGCGTCAGGCTGCCGAGGGGGGCGACTATATGAGCCTGGAGCAGATCATCGAACAGTGCGATGTGATCAGCTTGCACACACCGTTGACCCGCGACGGTGAGCAACCGACCTGGCACCTGTTCGACGAGGCGCGTCTGAACCAGCTCAAGCCCGGGACCTGGCTGATCAACGCGGCCCGCGGCCCGGTGATCGACAACGCCGCGCTACGCGAAGTGTTGCTGGAACGTGAGGACCTGCAAGCGGTGTTGGATGTCTGGGAGCAGGAACCCACCGTGGATGTGGACCTGGCCGATTTGTGCGTGATCGCGACCCCGCACATTGCCGGTTACAGCCTCGATGGCCGCCAGCGCGGCACGGCGCAGATCTACCAGGCCTTGTGCGCTTTCCTGGAGCGGCCGGTTGAAGTCAGCCTCAGCGACCTGTTGCCTCGGCCTTGGCTGGGTGGCATCACCCTGGATGCCGCAACCGACCCGGCCTGGGCCTTGGCGGTGTTGTGCAGGAGCGTGTATGACCCCCGTGGCGACGACGCGAACTTTCGCCGCAGCTTGGTTGGAACGGTCAGCGAGCAACGCAGTGCATTCGATGCCCTGCGCAAGCACTACCCACCGCGGCGGGAAATCGACAGCCTGAAGGTGCGTATCGACGGGCAGTCGGCGGCCTTGCAACAGATCGTGACGGCGCTGGGTGCCACCGCCCTTTAA